Genomic DNA from Lactuca sativa cultivar Salinas chromosome 8, Lsat_Salinas_v11, whole genome shotgun sequence:
ATTGGATAGTTGTCCTAATGCATGAAAAATGCAATTTACATGGAGTGATAAAAGTCACCCCACAATCATACTTGAAACTGTTGCGTCACGAGATCTTTGAATTTGGCATTCATTTTTGGTCCTCCCGGCTCAAACAACGATATTAATGTTTTAGACATCACATATATTCAATGGCTTTTATGATGGGTCCACACCTCACTCTCCATTTCAAGTAATGCAACGACGTACAATTATGGATATTATCTTGTTGATGGTATATACCTTGAATTTGTTGTGTTCGTGAAAACACTAACATGTCCAAGTGATCCAAAACACATAAagtataaaacatttcaaaaaaatGATAGAAAAGATGTTGAACGAGCATTTGAAATCCTCAAGAAGCGTTGACGCATAACATCCGACACGTCCTTGAACGGTGGAAATGTTTGGTTGTATTATGTTTGTGTGTATCActatatataatatgattttagaAGACGAGGGCAAAATGATTTGTTAGTATCAAGAAAATGATAATGCATCCTCAAGTGCGCCAATATCGGCTAGTTCCCTCTTATGGCATGCAAGAAGAAGGGCGTACGTGACAATAAAAAACATCACGAGCTTCGCAACGATTTagcggatatatatatatatatatatatatatatatatatatatatatatatatatatatatatatatatatatatatatatatatatatatatatatatataatgaaattgaTGTGAATGAGCGACGTTGATatagttattttaataaaattaacaAAATGATTCAAAACATTATAATTGTTTCAAATGTATGATAAGATAGACATATTAAAATCGCATCATCAAAACGACCAATTCTCGTTGATTGTGCATTaacaaaattaataatttttattttgtatttatttttaattaattaattttaaaataacttatttgcTAAATTTTAAAATATCAATCATGATTATTATTTGTAATATCAACTATTGTCTCAAGATAACATAATatacttttttattttatgtcatttttaataataattattattgttatttaaGTAAAAAACTTCTTTGGATAATTTTAATTCTGTTTGACATTCTAATTTAGGGTTTGTATTGAACAATAATATGTACATTATACTAATAGTTTTAAAGTTGTAGAACTAAAAAAACGTTTTACATTATCTCGTATTCATAAACCAATTTGGaaggaaaaatataaatttaaagacAAGTTATTTGCTAAAAGATGTTTTAATTATGATTATTATTTGTAATATCAACCAATGTTTCAAGTTTAAATTTTAATGATGACTATTAAAAatgaatttgaaaaatcatgaagGTTTCAAATTAATTTGATGCTAGTAAGGTTACCTCACTTATATAGTATATATAGATTGTTTTTGTAGGATTGTATTTCATATTACATTTTTTGAAGGATTGTATTTCATATGACATATGTCATCTATGTAACCTCTGATGCAGAATAATTGTCTACATCTAACTTCTTTCATGTGAGAATTGGGTACTAATGTTGATGGGTTGCACATGATATCCCACTATCAACAATAAAAAGATTATTAGAATTTTAGATGTACATTAAAGTTATTACATGATCATTATGAGTACATAAATCAATTAATTTACATGATGAAGTAGCCATAGGATTTGACATTTTGATTCTCTTTCTTGGATTTGTTTGTTGTTTATGTTTACCAAAAGCACCCATATCAGTCAAACCTTTAAACAAACATAGATACGGAAAAGGAAAGGAAAGCACTATTCAAATACATGCCAAAATGCCAAATCAATAAAGTGTTGAAAAGTGACCCGATGTATAGTTTCTAGGGCgttattcatttattattattcaCTATATGATAATGTAATTTCATGACCCGATGTCTAAGTTAATAATGTTTATACGCTATTAGCATAAACATCATTGTATTTTTGCACCAAAATGATTATTGGTATTTTGGTAACAATattgttttttataaaaacattgttttttttgtaACATATTAATTTGTGGATATTTTGAAAAAAAGAAACAATTGAAAGGGAATAAATTGGAGCATCAACTgtttcaaaaattttcttttctttttgttgttttcatCATTTTGATTATCATCTAGTAATAAATATATAGAATTAGTTGTTCTTTAGTTGATCATGAAGCAGCTTTAATAGTCACTGGTTGAATATTAGATATTATATTATCCTTGAGGCCATCTTGTACTATAAACAAATCTTTTGAGACCCTGTTGATTGAATAAGGGTAATTCTATGTTACCCCCCGAATTGCTTTGTGTACCCATTGTAAGTGTAATAGTGTGTAGCCACATTATTTGATAATTTATGTGTATATATAGTAGCGCCTTAAAATaacatcttttataaaaaaaatatgatattcTACCAATAAGACTATAGTAGCTATAGAAAGATTTCAAAAGTCACATCTATTATGATCACAAATATACTATGATCTTTATTTAACTTGCTTTTGGCTTTTAGTTTAGCTTTAGGTATCCCAATCTCATGCCCCCTATTGACAATACCCAAAAAAGAGTTTAAATGCTATAAAAGAAAGCAGTTGGTTTATAATCGAACCCGTCATCACAATAGGAAAAACACAATTTCATATACACATACCTTCTCTCTTTGGTGTGGTAACATGGAGGATGCATATATTGCTTTGAATTCGGAGTGCTACTACCAAGAAGAGGCACTTAACATTTTCTTATCACAATCTCATTTAAAAATCGTTCGCATCTTGGTTTTGAGTTTTCATTTTACCcttatattataattttatttatacaTGTTGTAGGTCTTATACTTGGTGCAATTGAGATATAACTGTCAACATCTACCTTTCTTACCCCAATTTAAAGAGATTTATGAgatttgttgttgttgatgttgctaTTGATATTACCCTTAGATAATATATGTTAGACAAAAACAAATGATATTTTGATTAGctctcatattttttttttgtttattttctttATGTATAACCTTTCtttattgtgattttttttattgttattagGCACTTGACACCACAGGGTTGAAGCTTTCTCTGTTATACTCAAAACTAGAGATGGAAACAATAATTGCTTGTGCGAACGAAGAGATTGCTAGAAAAATAGATGAAGCATTGTATCTCAAAAGCCTATTAACAAAAACCATTAAGGAAAGAGATGAATTTCGATTCAAATGCCAAATACTAGTTTCAAAAAATCTCGTTCTTCAACAAGAAATTCAAAAACTCGAAGCCAATCTTTCTTCTTTTGTAAGAGTTGCTCGCACTAGTTACATAGAAGATGACCCTATTGCACAAGTTGTTTCTTCTTTGGCCTCTAATGAAAATTCTACTAAAACCCAATTAACCGATCAAATTCCGTTACtgtcactaccaccaccaccatcacaatCATTAACAGATGTCATTGATAATGTAGTACTAACAAAAAGGTTACCAGAGAAAGGCAAGTTCTTGCACGCCATGATGAAATCAGGCCCTCTACTTCAAAACCTTCTTCTTGTAGGTCATCTTCCACAGTGGCGAAACCCACCACCAAAACTTAATTCAATCAAGATCCCACAAGTAACCATTCCATCACCATTTATGAGAGTGCATGGCTTTGATTTTCCTCAATCACCAACACCAAGAATCAAAAAGATGTTCACGGATCACCATTGAGAATCTTGTGACTGATGTTTTAATTCCATCCCAAACATTTGTAAGCACAAAAATATGTCATTTCTATCACATTTACTACTTTTTGAACATGGAAAAGTAAACTAGGATGAAAGTGATGGCTCTTGGCACCTTTATTTGACCTCTGTGTACTAATTACACCTATCTTAGAATAATAGAATCTAAGTAACTTAAGATATATTAGCATAGGGAAGAAGGCACAATCAAAGCCTTTGAGGGTTTATATTTCATTAAAGGCTTTCATCTTTTCTACTTgtctttttattttaatttatttttgtagTCATCTTTTgtatttgtttttctattttaatttatttCTGTAGTCGTATCATTATTTGTAACAAGATgaatttttatattataaaacagTTATCCAGAGTAATGTTGCACACAAACTTTCTTTTATTTAGTACACATCGCCTCAAATTACGAAATGGTGAACATAAACTTATtttcaaatattaattaaacagtaAAAACAATAATTA
This window encodes:
- the LOC122195346 gene encoding uncharacterized protein LOC122195346, whose product is METIIACANEEIARKIDEALYLKSLLTKTIKERDEFRFKCQILVSKNLVLQQEIQKLEANLSSFVRVARTSYIEDDPIAQVVSSLASNENSTKTQLTDQIPLLSLPPPPSQSLTDVIDNVVLTKRLPEKGKFLHAMMKSGPLLQNLLLVGHLPQWRNPPPKLNSIKIPQVTIPSPFMRVHGFDFPQSPTPRIKKMFTDHH